The DNA sequence CACTGGCCAGAAACCGGATACCGAACGCCCTTTCCACCGCCATGATCACCAGGGTATGACTCAATGAGTCCCACCCCTCCACGTCAGCAGCGGTCGTTTCGGGCGTGATCGTTTCCGGATCGTCGATAAAGAAGATGGG is a window from the Magnetococcales bacterium genome containing:
- a CDS encoding acyl carrier protein; translation: MSNDFDTVLATFRSLICPIFFIDDPETITPETTAADVEGWDSLSHTLVIMAVERAFGIRFLASDTVFENVGEMVQGILDRLPKGR